In one window of Paraflavitalea soli DNA:
- a CDS encoding sensor histidine kinase yields the protein MLKTFKSYTIPAKPKLVALTALAIAVLFTLPRLAVLRHLQSGILIDLRLFDFLMRAVYTFLVAATFLLLNLQHQKISLGFLAYDPASIYQKIGYNIVLFFLLNFSFLQLHLSLFDPYLHEKVFRFLFNMTFILEAMLAIFIAHIYRLLFYNHQVRIANEHLLKVNAETRYEMLINQVNPHFLFNSFNTVNALIHTNQQEAVHFINNMSDVFRYMLESGKHNLVTLREEMQFMNAYAGMLKGRYGDKLILHFNIPQEAERMMLPPIAIQILVENAVKHNVIAARTPLRIGISLEGRSGLTVTNPIKEKKIAPYSTGIGLSNLNQRCSYLCNREIIVRRTAHEFSVTIPLITPDEYTDH from the coding sequence ATGTTGAAAACATTCAAATCATATACTATCCCTGCAAAACCAAAGTTGGTGGCGCTCACCGCCCTGGCTATCGCGGTATTGTTTACCCTTCCCAGGCTGGCGGTGTTGCGCCATCTGCAAAGTGGGATACTCATTGATCTCAGGCTCTTCGATTTTCTCATGCGGGCAGTATACACATTCCTGGTGGCGGCCACTTTTCTCCTGCTGAATTTGCAGCACCAAAAGATCTCGCTGGGCTTTCTGGCCTATGATCCGGCCTCTATTTATCAAAAGATCGGCTATAATATTGTCTTGTTCTTCCTGTTGAATTTTTCATTCCTGCAGCTACACCTCTCTTTATTTGATCCCTACCTGCACGAAAAGGTCTTCAGGTTCCTGTTTAATATGACCTTCATCCTGGAGGCGATGCTCGCCATATTCATTGCTCATATTTACCGGCTGCTGTTTTACAACCACCAGGTACGCATCGCTAATGAACACCTGCTGAAAGTAAATGCGGAAACGCGCTATGAAATGTTGATCAACCAGGTAAACCCTCATTTCCTGTTCAACTCTTTTAATACGGTCAATGCACTCATTCATACCAACCAGCAGGAAGCTGTTCATTTTATCAACAATATGTCCGATGTATTCCGCTATATGCTGGAAAGCGGCAAACACAACCTGGTTACCCTGCGGGAAGAAATGCAGTTTATGAATGCCTATGCCGGTATGCTGAAAGGCAGGTATGGCGATAAGCTGATCCTGCATTTTAATATACCCCAGGAAGCCGAAAGGATGATGCTTCCTCCCATCGCCATTCAGATACTGGTAGAGAATGCGGTCAAACACAATGTCATTGCAGCCAGGACCCCGTTAAGGATCGGCATATCGTTGGAAGGACGGTCGGGACTTACTGTTACGAACCCCATTAAAGAGAAAAAGATAGCGCCCTATTCCACCGGCATTGGCTTATCGAACCTCAATCAGCGCTGCAGCTACTTATGCAACCGTGAAATTATTGTACGCCGAACAGCCCATGAATTTTCTGTAACCATTCCTTTAATAACACCGGATGAATATACTGATCATTGA
- a CDS encoding extracellular catalytic domain type 1 short-chain-length polyhydroxyalkanoate depolymerase yields the protein MTNVFNTILTIISLFVFTSCDKQSDQEKTYRINGTLTVDGRARTYLLNLPPGYYESDTMLPLVIGLHGTGGSATQFEHDYSFTDKANSAGFIAVYPEGVRSTGILGLRTWNAGTCCDFALEQGIDDVKYIRTLLDKLVTSYKVNAKRVYVTGMSNGGMLTYRLASEMPDRIAAVAVVSCSMMLPAPLAPSRPMPILHIHSTLDTKIPYVGGIGIGGYYFPPVDSVHRVWAQHNGCATTPTILTDDNRYQLTEWPGCGTGAVIRRYLTRDGGHAWPGGLKSNRRGDEPSTVINATDLIWDFFKGYSLP from the coding sequence ATGACAAACGTATTCAATACGATCCTCACCATCATATCCTTATTCGTGTTTACCAGTTGTGACAAGCAATCGGACCAGGAAAAGACCTACCGTATTAACGGAACATTGACAGTAGACGGGAGGGCACGTACTTACCTGCTCAATTTGCCTCCGGGTTATTATGAAAGTGATACAATGCTCCCACTCGTTATAGGCTTGCATGGCACGGGGGGTAGCGCCACCCAATTTGAACATGATTATAGTTTTACGGATAAGGCCAACAGCGCCGGGTTTATTGCGGTATATCCGGAAGGGGTCAGAAGTACGGGAATATTGGGATTACGCACCTGGAATGCAGGCACCTGTTGCGACTTTGCCTTAGAGCAGGGTATCGACGATGTAAAATATATACGCACCTTGCTGGATAAGCTGGTAACCAGTTATAAGGTCAATGCCAAAAGAGTGTATGTGACCGGTATGTCGAATGGCGGTATGCTTACTTACCGGCTGGCCAGTGAAATGCCAGACAGGATTGCTGCTGTGGCAGTAGTTAGTTGTTCGATGATGTTACCTGCTCCACTTGCGCCATCGCGGCCTATGCCCATTTTACATATTCATTCAACACTCGACACCAAGATACCTTATGTGGGCGGCATAGGCATTGGCGGGTATTATTTTCCGCCGGTTGATTCGGTACACCGGGTGTGGGCGCAACACAACGGCTGCGCCACTACCCCCACTATCCTGACAGATGATAACAGGTATCAATTGACCGAATGGCCGGGATGCGGTACGGGTGCAGTGATCCGTCGTTACCTCACACGGGATGGGGGCCATGCCTGGCCGGGAGGGCTTAAAAGCAACCGCCGGGGCGATGAGCCTTCTACCGTGATCAATGCCACTGACCTGATCTGGGATTTTTTTAAGGGATATTCTTTGCCCTGA
- a CDS encoding VOC family protein: MNTILKPSIISPVSRYLPVSDVTRSVTFYCNVLGFEEVTPASKSSIPSQAEVVYGPARIQFYTEADTVDSSDPMSVRGSAMVFFEVEEVVSMHAAIAARGGQVTRPEKVNWIKIELFEVRDPDGHALWFGKSYHGFYADLHAEAGQGQLRKIMPTFPLTNVPAGVAYYRDVLGFSVNYQQHDLGVMDRDSIRIILTVRTAQTTGIGSCCVYIYNADALYEELLAKGANLPSPPVSQPWGLREFTAIDPEGNVICFAQTFE, translated from the coding sequence ATGAATACCATCTTAAAACCATCCATTATTTCACCGGTAAGTCGTTACCTGCCGGTAAGCGATGTAACCCGCAGTGTAACGTTCTATTGTAATGTATTGGGATTTGAAGAAGTAACTCCGGCTAGTAAAAGCAGTATACCTTCACAAGCAGAAGTAGTGTATGGCCCTGCCCGTATTCAATTCTATACAGAAGCAGATACTGTAGACAGTTCTGACCCGATGAGCGTCCGCGGATCGGCGATGGTATTCTTTGAAGTGGAAGAGGTGGTCAGTATGCATGCCGCCATTGCAGCACGTGGCGGCCAGGTGACCCGGCCGGAAAAAGTAAATTGGATCAAGATAGAGCTATTTGAGGTGCGTGATCCCGATGGCCATGCCCTGTGGTTTGGCAAATCCTATCATGGATTTTATGCTGACCTGCATGCTGAAGCCGGACAAGGACAGCTCCGGAAAATAATGCCCACCTTTCCCCTCACCAATGTACCAGCGGGTGTTGCTTACTACCGGGATGTATTGGGGTTTAGTGTCAATTACCAGCAGCATGACCTGGGCGTAATGGACCGCGACAGTATACGGATAATACTTACAGTCCGTACAGCACAAACTACCGGCATCGGCAGCTGTTGTGTATACATATATAACGCAGATGCGCTCTATGAAGAATTACTGGCCAAAGGAGCCAACCTCCCCTCCCCGCCGGTCAGTCAGCCATGGGGATTGCGTGAATTTACAGCAATAGACCCTGAAGGCAATGTGATCTGTTTTGCGCAGACCTTTGAATGA
- a CDS encoding ankyrin repeat domain-containing protein: MKFGPLPLQAGLEQYQQQADELYEACTAGDKNALRFIKNNYFWRLTDDEFRNRVITKEDTMAAITNLYAFDSWSDLADWVTDVTQPGSPTARFEAAVEAIVAGDIPALQTLLQETPSLISARSMRSHHSTLLHYTGTNGVEGYRQKYPANAIEVLKFLVAAGAEVEAKADMYGGGSTTLGLVATSIHPAKAGIMATMLQLLLDAGAVIDQPSAAGNGQYAINGCLHNGRPEAADFLMRHGALLDLEGAAGTGRLDVVKQFFEANGSLKASATQKQMELGFVWACEYGHTAVVDFLISQGLDPNVEVDGMYGLHWALVGGHINIIKLLLSHHVSLEARNSYGGNAIGCAVWALCNSDGVYRWPEGEVDYWEMLETLLEADAPIEEGMLGWLAQESDIPPLTKERLDSLFRRYGAST, encoded by the coding sequence ATGAAATTTGGGCCGCTACCATTACAGGCTGGCCTGGAACAATACCAGCAACAAGCCGATGAGCTGTATGAAGCCTGTACAGCAGGGGATAAAAATGCCCTGCGGTTTATAAAGAACAACTATTTCTGGCGACTGACAGACGATGAATTCCGCAACAGGGTCATCACAAAAGAGGATACAATGGCGGCCATCACTAACCTGTATGCTTTTGACAGCTGGTCCGACCTGGCAGACTGGGTAACTGACGTTACACAACCCGGTTCTCCGACAGCACGGTTTGAAGCTGCTGTGGAAGCCATTGTGGCCGGTGATATCCCTGCCCTGCAAACATTGCTGCAGGAGACCCCTTCCCTGATCAGCGCACGTTCCATGCGTTCGCATCACTCCACCTTATTGCATTATACCGGCACCAATGGTGTGGAAGGTTACCGCCAAAAGTATCCTGCCAATGCTATAGAAGTATTAAAGTTCTTGGTGGCAGCCGGTGCCGAAGTGGAAGCCAAAGCTGATATGTACGGCGGCGGCAGTACTACCCTGGGCCTGGTAGCTACAAGTATACATCCGGCCAAAGCAGGTATTATGGCGACCATGCTGCAATTATTGTTGGATGCTGGCGCCGTTATAGACCAACCATCGGCAGCTGGCAATGGACAGTACGCCATCAATGGCTGCCTGCACAATGGGCGCCCGGAAGCAGCGGATTTCCTGATGCGTCATGGCGCGCTCCTTGACCTGGAGGGTGCGGCGGGTACGGGAAGGCTGGATGTAGTAAAACAATTCTTTGAAGCAAATGGCTCTCTCAAAGCCAGTGCTACCCAAAAACAAATGGAACTCGGTTTTGTCTGGGCCTGCGAGTATGGCCATACGGCGGTGGTTGATTTTCTCATCAGCCAGGGTCTCGATCCCAATGTAGAAGTTGATGGCATGTATGGATTGCATTGGGCGCTGGTGGGTGGACATATCAACATCATCAAACTACTGCTTTCGCACCATGTGTCACTGGAAGCACGCAACAGTTATGGCGGCAATGCTATTGGCTGTGCCGTATGGGCCCTGTGCAACAGCGATGGCGTATACCGCTGGCCGGAGGGCGAAGTAGATTATTGGGAGATGCTGGAAACCTTACTCGAAGCGGACGCTCCGATTGAAGAGGGCATGCTTGGCTGGCTGGCACAGGAAAGCGATATCCCCCCGCTTACTAAAGAACGCCTGGATAGCCTGTTTCGCCGGTATGGTGCCAGCACTTAA
- a CDS encoding ankyrin repeat domain-containing protein has product MYPPEALTKDEPLFWSTGKGTDIWAMFTAAMKGDIPAIQALLDKDPSLVRSAYDYRNPMSFAVRGNQPEVVAYFLERGASPISSGTEDTLLEIARERNYTEIQRLLENAITGNQGTPGGGLIAEAIRNRDLKKVQALLDASPELVHARDENANQAIHWATMTRQPDMIDEILARGADINSKRTDGAHPIHLCNGDYAYRGWRDVPKDTVATPSDIFRHLVSHGARLDIYMAALTGNIEKVRELLDQDPTLANRISDCVTGYSGSGSALTNAASGGHIEIVQLLLERGADPNLPEPGIAPRGRTLYSAVTRGHSEIAKLLLEHGAYPNTEVESSADTLSMAMSNGDKSLVELLCSYGAARNVNLLAYAGDIQTAAAVFNANPSLANDARALEDAAGQGHESFVRLMLRYQPDLAKRIAVGVKSQGSADPIKTRALTDFLFEQGMNASYCNWLSITPLHVYAKRNDIENATIFLEHGADINAVDDEFYSTPLGHAAKHGKQQMVDFLLKQGADPNKAGAPWATPLAWATRRGHQEIVTLLKQYNAHA; this is encoded by the coding sequence ATGTATCCACCGGAAGCACTTACTAAAGATGAACCATTGTTCTGGTCCACCGGGAAAGGGACAGATATATGGGCTATGTTCACCGCTGCGATGAAGGGCGATATACCAGCCATTCAAGCCCTGCTCGACAAAGACCCTTCATTGGTCCGCAGTGCCTACGATTACCGCAATCCGATGTCTTTTGCAGTGCGGGGAAACCAACCGGAAGTAGTGGCTTATTTTCTGGAGCGGGGCGCCAGCCCTATCAGCTCAGGTACGGAAGATACTTTATTGGAGATAGCGCGGGAACGCAACTATACTGAGATACAGCGCCTCCTGGAAAATGCCATTACCGGAAATCAAGGCACACCGGGAGGCGGCCTTATAGCAGAAGCCATCCGGAACAGGGACCTGAAAAAAGTGCAGGCTTTGCTGGACGCATCGCCGGAACTGGTGCATGCCCGTGATGAAAATGCCAACCAGGCCATTCATTGGGCTACCATGACGAGGCAACCGGATATGATTGATGAAATACTGGCCCGTGGAGCAGATATAAATTCGAAGCGTACGGATGGAGCACACCCCATCCACCTTTGTAATGGAGACTATGCCTATCGTGGGTGGCGCGATGTTCCCAAAGACACTGTGGCTACTCCCAGTGATATTTTCAGGCACCTGGTTTCTCATGGAGCCCGGCTTGATATCTATATGGCAGCGCTTACAGGAAATATAGAAAAGGTGCGGGAGTTACTGGACCAGGATCCTACACTTGCTAACCGTATTTCTGATTGTGTTACCGGTTATTCGGGTTCAGGATCTGCATTGACCAATGCTGCAAGTGGAGGACATATTGAGATCGTGCAGCTATTGCTGGAACGGGGCGCAGACCCCAACTTACCGGAACCAGGGATCGCTCCACGGGGGCGTACGTTGTATTCGGCAGTTACCAGGGGGCATTCCGAAATTGCCAAATTATTGCTGGAACATGGCGCTTATCCCAATACGGAAGTGGAAAGCTCCGCAGACACGCTCAGTATGGCAATGTCCAATGGCGATAAATCGCTGGTAGAACTACTCTGTTCATACGGTGCAGCCAGGAACGTTAACCTGTTGGCCTATGCCGGTGATATACAGACAGCAGCAGCCGTTTTCAATGCCAACCCTTCATTGGCCAATGATGCACGCGCACTCGAAGACGCTGCCGGACAGGGACATGAATCTTTTGTGCGACTGATGCTGCGCTACCAGCCTGATCTGGCTAAGCGTATTGCCGTAGGTGTTAAAAGCCAGGGATCAGCAGACCCTATAAAAACACGCGCACTTACCGATTTCCTGTTTGAGCAGGGTATGAATGCCAGCTATTGCAATTGGTTGAGTATTACTCCTCTGCACGTATATGCCAAACGGAATGACATAGAGAATGCAACCATTTTTCTTGAACACGGAGCCGATATTAACGCAGTAGATGATGAGTTCTATAGTACGCCGTTGGGGCATGCCGCTAAACATGGGAAGCAGCAAATGGTCGATTTCTTGTTGAAGCAGGGCGCTGATCCCAACAAGGCCGGCGCCCCCTGGGCCACTCCCCTTGCCTGGGCCACACGCCGGGGACACCAGGAGATTGTTACACTTCTGAAACAATATAACGCTCACGCATAA
- a CDS encoding GNAT family N-acetyltransferase, which translates to MTSLPSSPGFISIGIGRVPLFYYLLHIPLIHLSGLLVNFIKNGFVAGPIRRKAGSGIYNQLYDLFMKFSHSIGRFIMGLKRPSKTTNLRRLREWGETLESFTIREATANDLPALAALHVQTWSDTYWTVKNPPTYEIREHQWREQFAVKDGSWFCFVVQNREGRLIGFAKGARYSHADLPDFGGELNQLYMLLEYQRLGLGRLMVGHVARRFLSMGITSMVLFGIPQNPSNRFHEALRGERLYDKKGDFHGGYGWRDLQKLADICPVD; encoded by the coding sequence ATGACATCATTACCCTCTTCTCCCGGTTTTATCAGTATAGGGATTGGCCGGGTGCCCCTCTTTTATTACCTTCTGCATATTCCCCTTATCCACCTCAGCGGACTATTGGTTAACTTTATAAAGAACGGGTTTGTTGCTGGCCCCATCCGGAGAAAGGCTGGCTCAGGTATTTATAACCAGTTATACGATCTCTTTATGAAATTTAGTCATAGTATTGGCCGCTTCATCATGGGACTTAAAAGGCCTTCCAAAACGACCAATTTGCGCAGGTTAAGGGAATGGGGTGAAACACTGGAATCTTTTACCATCCGGGAGGCGACGGCCAATGACCTGCCGGCACTGGCAGCCCTGCATGTACAAACCTGGTCAGATACTTACTGGACGGTCAAAAATCCGCCGACCTATGAGATACGTGAGCACCAGTGGCGTGAACAATTTGCCGTGAAAGACGGTAGCTGGTTTTGTTTTGTAGTACAGAACCGCGAAGGCAGGCTGATCGGTTTTGCGAAAGGTGCAAGATACAGTCATGCAGACCTGCCCGATTTTGGCGGTGAATTAAATCAGCTCTACATGCTGCTGGAATACCAGCGCCTGGGACTTGGCCGGTTGATGGTGGGTCATGTAGCCCGCCGCTTCCTGAGTATGGGCATCACTTCGATGGTATTGTTTGGCATACCTCAAAATCCATCCAACCGTTTCCATGAGGCTTTACGCGGGGAACGGCTCTACGATAAGAAAGGAGATTTTCATGGCGGCTATGGCTGGCGCGACCTGCAAAAGCTGGCCGACATCTGTCCTGTTGACTAA
- a CDS encoding GNAT family N-acetyltransferase — protein sequence MSITPAHDQAVLRNARHTQLEQAVADNHRQLFDLNAKALGGTVHSAEGLTYTYTRSNGSAVTFPSMTEEAAGAALDAMMDYYRTQQADNVGYWSLDPPSPANIGASLLARGFQPGWQPCWMALDLGTMHTDYTVPDNVQILADNHTSVNRIKDLPYAGNGGALSDALFQAYPERVQRFIAFREGAVIGQCCLFFTTGPDGIAGMYNVGVIPSAQRQGIGKALVVAACRFAAERGYQYVMLNANHMGRPVYEQVGFQFIGYGCTWWLIGWRYITHAATPDMVNLAEAAGKGDLGILERLGTAFTPEELDRPLANGMTLMQVAAHLHQPAAAEWLINHGVACTALDAWDLGWKDRAADILATHPGEADRRYFDWRGTLLHIAAQRDDIALAQLALDAGTDLSIQDKDHDATPLGWAHYFNRPAIIALIKKYMDNN from the coding sequence ATGAGTATCACTCCTGCACACGATCAGGCTGTTCTCCGGAATGCCCGGCATACACAACTGGAACAGGCCGTTGCTGATAATCACCGGCAATTGTTTGATCTCAATGCGAAGGCACTGGGAGGAACGGTTCATTCCGCCGAAGGGCTCACTTACACGTATACCCGTTCCAATGGATCGGCAGTAACTTTTCCGTCCATGACGGAGGAGGCGGCAGGCGCAGCGCTGGATGCCATGATGGATTATTACCGCACACAACAGGCGGACAATGTAGGATACTGGTCGCTCGATCCGCCCAGCCCGGCCAATATTGGCGCCTCTTTACTGGCCCGGGGATTTCAACCAGGATGGCAGCCCTGCTGGATGGCGCTTGACCTGGGTACCATGCATACAGATTATACTGTACCGGATAATGTGCAAATACTGGCCGACAATCATACCTCCGTCAACCGGATCAAAGACCTTCCGTATGCCGGTAATGGAGGCGCGCTGTCAGATGCCCTGTTCCAGGCTTATCCCGAAAGGGTACAGCGCTTCATTGCTTTCCGCGAGGGAGCCGTCATTGGTCAATGTTGCCTGTTCTTTACTACGGGGCCTGATGGAATTGCAGGCATGTACAATGTAGGCGTTATACCTTCCGCGCAGCGACAGGGCATTGGCAAAGCCCTTGTGGTAGCAGCCTGCCGTTTTGCCGCGGAGCGCGGCTATCAGTATGTGATGTTGAATGCCAATCATATGGGCCGTCCGGTATATGAGCAGGTGGGTTTTCAATTCATTGGCTATGGTTGCACCTGGTGGTTGATAGGATGGCGCTATATAACCCACGCCGCTACACCCGATATGGTGAACCTGGCAGAAGCAGCGGGCAAAGGTGACCTTGGCATATTGGAAAGACTGGGGACAGCTTTCACCCCTGAGGAATTAGACCGACCGCTTGCCAATGGCATGACGCTGATGCAGGTGGCAGCACACCTGCATCAGCCTGCAGCTGCTGAATGGCTTATCAACCACGGCGTTGCCTGCACAGCCCTGGATGCCTGGGACCTGGGATGGAAGGACCGCGCTGCCGATATATTGGCCACCCATCCCGGGGAAGCCGATCGGCGATACTTCGATTGGAGAGGCACCCTGCTTCATATTGCAGCGCAAAGGGATGATATAGCCCTGGCGCAACTGGCCCTGGATGCCGGCACTGACCTTTCCATCCAGGACAAGGACCATGATGCCACGCCCCTGGGGTGGGCGCATTATTTCAACAGGCCGGCCATCATTGCCCTGATCAAAAAATACATGGACAACAACTAG
- a CDS encoding sensor histidine kinase, translating into MYIIYGIMDSRGWIMKKGFLWSLQPLLLFFAMIALLLYGNIRFLIPVLLEKKRILSYVTGLLVIIFLYTYLRSLNQQYWDAKVWPDEPMTIGSYLHWNVLNALWFLVMSSMLFYAVKWHEQREQVRNIQITQLETELKYLRAQVNPHFLFNGLNTIYGSIDRENQQARDILLQFADLLRYNLYEADVDWVELEKEATYLQNYVALQRARSDSNLNIALDINIPDKTVRIAPLIFLTFVENAFKYSTRDDNRINHITISLQQLPGRVVFTCSNAYEEQDQMAGGIGLNNVTRRLELLYKDRYTLEIVKEPPVYTVHLTLLV; encoded by the coding sequence ATGTACATCATATATGGGATCATGGATTCCCGTGGCTGGATCATGAAAAAAGGGTTTCTTTGGTCGCTGCAGCCTTTGCTGCTCTTTTTTGCCATGATCGCTTTATTGTTGTACGGTAATATCAGGTTCCTGATACCAGTGCTGCTGGAAAAGAAAAGGATACTATCCTATGTGACAGGACTCCTGGTGATCATTTTTCTGTACACTTATTTGCGAAGCCTCAACCAGCAATACTGGGATGCCAAGGTATGGCCTGATGAGCCTATGACCATCGGCTCTTATTTGCATTGGAATGTATTAAATGCACTGTGGTTCCTGGTCATGTCGTCCATGTTGTTCTATGCCGTCAAATGGCATGAGCAGCGTGAACAGGTGAGGAATATCCAGATCACACAGCTGGAAACGGAACTCAAATACCTGCGTGCGCAGGTCAATCCGCATTTCCTGTTCAATGGACTAAATACCATTTATGGCTCTATTGACCGGGAGAACCAGCAGGCCAGGGATATCCTGTTGCAGTTTGCCGATCTGTTGCGGTATAATTTATACGAAGCCGATGTGGATTGGGTAGAACTGGAAAAGGAGGCTACTTACCTTCAAAATTATGTAGCGTTGCAAAGGGCGCGGAGCGATAGCAACCTGAACATAGCTCTGGACATCAATATCCCGGATAAAACGGTCAGGATAGCCCCGCTTATCTTTCTTACATTTGTGGAGAACGCCTTCAAATACAGTACCCGTGATGATAACCGGATCAACCATATCACCATCAGCCTGCAACAACTGCCCGGACGTGTGGTGTTTACCTGCTCCAATGCGTATGAAGAGCAGGACCAGATGGCCGGTGGCATAGGGTTGAACAATGTAACCCGCCGGCTGGAACTATTGTACAAGGATCGTTATACCCTGGAGATCGTGAAAGAGCCACCTGTTTATACCGTTCATTTAACCCTTCTGGTATGA